The Comamonas sp. GB3 AK4-5 genome includes a region encoding these proteins:
- a CDS encoding monovalent cation/H+ antiporter subunit A, with the protein MPLISLVLLPFIGSLMAAVLPANARNTESTLAGLIALTCFVQAALFFPEIAHGGVLRQEIPWLPTLGLNFVVRMDGFAWMFCMLVLGIGALVVLYARYYMSPADPVPRFFSFFLAFMGAMTGVVLSGNVIQLAFFWELTSLFSFLLIGYWHHRQDARRGARMALTVTGTGGLCMLAGMILLGHIVGSYELDNILAAAQQVRDHALYVPTLLLILLGAFTKSAQFPFQFWLPHAMAAPTPVSAYLHSATMVKAGVFLLARLWPVLSGTDEWFWLVSGAGATTLLLGGYLAMFQHDLKGLLAYSTISHLGLITLLLGMNSPLAAVAAVFHIMNHATFKASLFMAAGILDHESGTRDIRRLSGLRRMMPVTATLACVASAAMAGVPLLNGFLSKEMFFAETVFVDAAHWVRIVLPVMATLAGIFSVAYSLRFTIDVFFGPKATDLPRKPHEPPHWMRVPVELLVLACLVVGIFPAWSVAPFLNAAATPVVGGSLPEFSLAIWHGFTTPLIMSIVALIGGITLYTALRVLRQHGSIDDGVPVLQGLSGKRIFENLLARVSLLAKHLRRALTTQRLQWQMLWLVSLAVLAGVLPLWARGLELGGRTPLPLSPAFVLLWTIGCLCALGAAWKAKYHRMAALIMLGGAGLCVVLTFLWFSAPDLALTQLVVEVVTTILILLGLRWLPKRDKNLHIPALSTELRARSRRLRDLLLSLAAGGGMAWLAFAMMSRPFSQSTSTFFLERAVPEGGGSNVVNVMLVDFRGFDTFGEIVVLGVVALTVYALLRRFRPARETMDLPEQQRFLAGDLQTDLLNPRNASDTAVGYLMAPAVLVRLLLPFATLVAVYIFLRGHNEPGGGFVAGLVFSVALLMQYVVSGTQWVEAHMPLFPRRWIAAGLLFALGTGLGAIYAGYPFLTSHTFHFTLPVVGAIHLASATFFDIGVFALVVGSTLLILTAIAHQSVRGHRYHARLMEEQEQAETAATIAALKEGIR; encoded by the coding sequence ATGCCCCTGATCTCACTCGTCCTCCTGCCCTTCATCGGCAGCCTGATGGCTGCGGTGCTGCCCGCCAACGCGCGCAATACCGAGTCCACACTGGCTGGCCTGATCGCCCTGACCTGCTTTGTGCAGGCCGCATTGTTCTTTCCGGAAATCGCCCATGGCGGTGTGTTGCGCCAGGAGATTCCCTGGCTGCCTACGCTGGGACTGAACTTTGTGGTGCGCATGGACGGCTTCGCCTGGATGTTCTGCATGCTGGTGCTGGGCATTGGCGCGCTGGTGGTGCTCTACGCCCGCTACTACATGTCGCCGGCCGACCCGGTGCCGCGCTTTTTCTCCTTCTTCCTGGCCTTTATGGGGGCCATGACCGGGGTGGTGCTGTCGGGCAATGTGATTCAGCTGGCCTTTTTCTGGGAGCTGACCAGCCTGTTTTCGTTCTTGCTGATCGGCTACTGGCACCACCGCCAGGACGCGCGCCGCGGCGCGCGCATGGCGCTCACCGTGACCGGCACGGGTGGCCTGTGCATGTTGGCCGGCATGATTTTGCTGGGCCATATCGTGGGCAGCTATGAGCTGGACAATATTCTGGCCGCCGCCCAACAGGTGCGCGACCACGCACTGTATGTGCCCACGCTGCTGCTGATTTTGCTAGGCGCCTTCACCAAGAGCGCGCAGTTCCCCTTCCAGTTCTGGTTGCCCCACGCCATGGCGGCCCCGACACCGGTTTCGGCCTATCTGCACTCGGCCACCATGGTCAAGGCCGGCGTGTTTTTGCTGGCGCGGCTGTGGCCTGTGCTCAGTGGCACGGATGAATGGTTTTGGCTGGTCAGTGGCGCCGGTGCGACCACGCTGCTGCTGGGCGGTTATCTGGCCATGTTCCAGCATGACCTCAAGGGGCTGCTGGCCTATTCCACCATCTCGCACCTGGGCCTCATCACCTTGCTGCTGGGCATGAACAGCCCACTGGCCGCCGTGGCCGCCGTGTTCCACATCATGAACCACGCCACCTTCAAGGCCTCGTTGTTCATGGCGGCCGGCATTCTCGACCACGAATCCGGCACGCGTGACATCCGGCGCCTGTCCGGCCTGCGGCGCATGATGCCCGTCACCGCCACCCTGGCCTGCGTGGCCAGTGCGGCCATGGCCGGCGTGCCCCTGCTCAACGGCTTTCTGTCCAAGGAAATGTTCTTTGCCGAAACCGTGTTTGTGGACGCGGCCCACTGGGTGCGCATTGTCCTGCCGGTCATGGCCACGCTGGCGGGCATTTTCAGCGTGGCGTATTCGCTGCGCTTCACCATCGATGTGTTCTTCGGCCCCAAGGCCACCGACCTGCCGCGCAAGCCCCATGAGCCGCCCCACTGGATGCGGGTGCCGGTCGAGCTGCTGGTGCTGGCCTGCCTGGTGGTGGGCATCTTCCCGGCCTGGTCGGTCGCTCCTTTTCTGAATGCGGCCGCCACACCCGTGGTGGGCGGCAGCTTGCCCGAGTTCAGTCTGGCCATCTGGCATGGCTTTACCACCCCGCTGATCATGAGCATCGTGGCCTTGATCGGGGGCATCACGCTCTACACCGCGCTGCGCGTGCTGCGCCAGCATGGCAGCATCGATGACGGTGTGCCCGTGCTGCAAGGCCTGAGCGGCAAGCGCATCTTCGAGAACCTGCTGGCCCGCGTCAGCCTGCTGGCCAAGCACCTGCGCCGCGCCCTCACCACCCAGCGCCTGCAGTGGCAAATGCTGTGGCTGGTGTCGCTGGCCGTGCTCGCTGGCGTGCTGCCGCTGTGGGCGCGCGGGCTGGAGCTGGGCGGACGCACGCCGCTGCCCCTGTCACCGGCCTTTGTGCTGCTGTGGACCATTGGCTGCCTGTGCGCCCTGGGCGCGGCCTGGAAGGCCAAATACCACCGGATGGCGGCGCTTATCATGCTGGGTGGTGCCGGCCTGTGCGTGGTGCTGACCTTCCTCTGGTTCTCTGCCCCCGACCTGGCCCTGACCCAGTTGGTGGTGGAAGTCGTGACCACCATCCTCATCCTGCTGGGCCTGCGCTGGCTGCCCAAGCGCGACAAGAATCTGCACATCCCTGCGCTGTCCACCGAGCTGCGTGCCCGCAGCCGTCGCCTGCGCGATCTGCTGCTGTCCCTGGCGGCCGGCGGCGGCATGGCCTGGCTGGCCTTTGCCATGATGAGCCGCCCCTTCTCGCAAAGCACCTCCACCTTCTTCCTGGAACGCGCCGTGCCCGAGGGCGGCGGCAGCAACGTGGTGAACGTGATGCTGGTGGACTTCCGCGGCTTCGACACCTTTGGCGAAATCGTGGTGCTGGGCGTGGTGGCACTGACGGTGTATGCGCTGCTGCGGCGCTTCCGCCCTGCACGCGAGACCATGGATCTGCCCGAGCAACAGCGCTTTTTGGCGGGTGACCTGCAAACCGACTTGCTCAACCCCCGCAATGCCAGCGACACGGCCGTGGGCTATCTGATGGCGCCCGCCGTGCTGGTGCGTCTGCTGCTGCCTTTTGCCACGCTGGTGGCGGTCTACATCTTTTTGCGCGGCCACAACGAGCCCGGCGGCGGCTTTGTGGCCGGTCTGGTGTTCTCGGTGGCGCTGCTGATGCAGTACGTGGTCTCCGGCACGCAATGGGTGGAAGCGCATATGCCGCTGTTCCCGCGCCGCTGGATTGCGGCGGGTCTGCTGTTCGCTTTGGGCACAGGCCTGGGCGCCATCTATGCCGGCTACCCCTTCCTGACCAGCCACACCTTCCACTTCACCTTGCCCGTGGTGGGGGCCATCCACCTGGCCAGTGCCACCTTCTTTGATATCGGGGTGTTTGCGCTGGTGGTGGGCTCCACCTTGCTGATCCTCACGGCCATTGCCCACCAATCGGTGCGCGGCCACCGTTACCACGCACGTTTGATGGAAGAACAAGAACAAGCCG